In one window of Campylobacter hepaticus DNA:
- the secD gene encoding protein translocase subunit SecD — MRSVKISYRLIVFIGVFVFGIIFSLPSFFQSQYGAKINLGLDLQGGLYMLLGVDNKEAVNSKIKSIASSLNYSFNKENILNDGLSIHDNILEFILLDNADIAKVENLLQEIKGIHVQSENMHYKISFLPEEVKNIENFALLQAVETIRNRLDQFGLAEPTVAKQGEDKILVELAGIKTKEDELRAKERITKAAHLQLMEVDDSKMNQASNMSDAEAASYGIVLLPDSRNPNIKYPLKSIPVLDGSMLTDARVGFSDKSTYPVINFTLNAEGSRKFADYTGANIGKRLAIVLDNKVYSAPSINERIGGGSGQISGSFTQEEAHDVAVALRSGALIAPVKLLEQRSIGPSLGADSIKMSMIALMGASVFIVIFMIMYYGVAGIFANIAMLVNVLVVIAIMAMFGATLTLPGMAGLVLTVGMAVDANVIINERIRELLRDGVGIRSSIEQGYKNAMSAIIDSNLTSLVTSVVLYAYGTGAVKGFAVTLGIGIVVSMITAIWGTHGMFDYFMDYIEKSKNTRFWFAYRRK; from the coding sequence ATGCGTAGTGTTAAAATCAGCTATCGCTTGATTGTTTTTATAGGGGTATTTGTTTTTGGAATAATATTTTCACTCCCTTCTTTTTTTCAATCACAATATGGAGCTAAAATTAACCTAGGACTTGATTTACAAGGTGGTCTTTATATGCTTTTGGGTGTAGATAATAAAGAAGCTGTAAATTCAAAAATCAAATCAATTGCATCTTCATTAAATTATTCTTTTAATAAAGAAAACATACTAAATGATGGTTTAAGTATCCATGATAATATTTTAGAATTTATTTTACTTGATAATGCTGATATTGCAAAGGTTGAAAATTTACTTCAAGAAATTAAAGGAATTCATGTGCAAAGTGAAAATATGCATTATAAAATTTCTTTTCTTCCTGAAGAAGTAAAAAATATAGAAAATTTTGCACTTTTACAAGCAGTTGAAACTATAAGAAATCGTTTAGATCAGTTTGGTTTAGCAGAGCCAACTGTAGCTAAACAGGGTGAAGATAAGATTTTAGTTGAACTTGCAGGTATTAAAACTAAAGAGGATGAATTAAGGGCAAAAGAACGTATTACAAAAGCAGCTCATTTGCAATTAATGGAAGTAGATGATTCAAAAATGAATCAAGCTTCAAATATGAGTGATGCTGAAGCAGCAAGTTATGGCATTGTTTTACTTCCTGATTCTCGTAATCCTAATATAAAATATCCATTAAAAAGTATCCCCGTACTTGATGGTTCTATGCTTACTGATGCTAGAGTAGGTTTTAGTGATAAAAGCACTTATCCTGTGATTAATTTTACTTTAAATGCAGAGGGATCTAGAAAATTTGCTGATTATACAGGAGCTAATATTGGAAAGCGTCTTGCAATTGTGCTTGATAATAAGGTATATTCTGCTCCTTCTATTAATGAGCGTATAGGTGGAGGTAGTGGACAAATTAGTGGATCTTTTACTCAAGAAGAAGCGCATGATGTGGCTGTGGCTTTAAGAAGTGGAGCTTTAATTGCACCTGTAAAGCTTCTTGAGCAAAGAAGTATAGGTCCATCTTTAGGTGCTGATAGTATTAAAATGAGTATGATAGCTTTAATGGGTGCATCTGTATTTATTGTTATATTTATGATAATGTATTATGGTGTAGCTGGAATTTTTGCTAATATTGCTATGCTTGTTAATGTTTTAGTGGTTATAGCTATTATGGCAATGTTTGGAGCTACTTTAACTTTACCAGGAATGGCAGGGTTGGTTTTAACTGTGGGAATGGCTGTTGATGCCAATGTTATTATAAATGAGCGTATTCGAGAGCTTTTACGTGATGGAGTGGGTATAAGATCAAGCATAGAGCAAGGTTATAAAAATGCTATGAGTGCAATTATAGATTCAAATCTTACTTCTCTTGTAACTTCTGTGGTTCTTTATGCTTATGGAACAGGAGCAGTTAAAGGTTTTGCTGTGACTTTGGGTATTGGTATTGTTGTTTCTATGATTACAGCAATTTGGGGAACGCATGGAATGTTTGATTATTTTATGGATTATATTGAGAAAAGTAAAAATACAAGATTTTGGTTTGCTTATAGGAGAAAATAA
- the secF gene encoding protein translocase subunit SecF, producing MQFFREKKIYDFMKIRFIAISFSFILFFGSIYLLLDRGLQYGIDFSGGTLVQIKYDNKAPIEEIREILEKQGTFQNLSVTEFGSNEEVTIRFLGSNDNVSSDISEHMSFLLKDTGKFEIRRADIVGPKVGDELRNKGLMAIVVSLVAILIYIAVRFEWRFALAAIISEIHDVVITLGAIALFQIDVNLDTLAAVLTVLGYSLNDTIIIFDRIRENIKTSKKNELASIINESVSATLSRTVLTSGLTLATVIILYFFGGEMIQGFSLALIVGITIGTLSSIFVASPTLLWFKFSVLDFRNKEIEKIKRKQEKERHRAMYEKGMV from the coding sequence ATGCAATTTTTTAGGGAAAAGAAAATTTATGATTTTATGAAAATACGTTTTATTGCTATTTCTTTTTCTTTTATTTTGTTTTTTGGTTCTATTTATTTGCTTTTAGATAGAGGATTGCAGTATGGTATCGATTTTAGTGGAGGAACTTTAGTTCAAATAAAATATGACAACAAAGCTCCTATAGAAGAAATTCGTGAAATTTTAGAAAAACAAGGCACTTTTCAAAATTTATCTGTAACTGAATTTGGAAGCAATGAGGAAGTAACTATACGTTTTTTAGGAAGCAATGATAATGTTAGTAGTGATATTAGTGAACATATGAGTTTTCTTTTAAAAGATACAGGAAAATTTGAAATACGTCGTGCTGATATAGTGGGACCAAAAGTAGGTGATGAGCTTAGAAATAAAGGTTTAATGGCTATAGTGGTGTCTTTAGTGGCAATTTTAATTTATATAGCTGTGCGTTTTGAGTGGCGTTTTGCTCTTGCGGCTATTATTAGTGAAATTCATGATGTTGTTATTACTCTAGGAGCCATTGCTTTATTTCAAATTGATGTTAATTTAGATACTTTAGCCGCTGTTTTAACTGTACTTGGTTATTCTTTAAATGACACTATTATTATTTTTGATAGAATTAGAGAAAATATTAAGACAAGTAAAAAAAATGAACTTGCATCTATTATTAATGAAAGTGTTTCAGCAACTTTATCAAGAACAGTGTTAACTTCAGGACTTACCTTAGCTACAGTTATTATACTTTATTTTTTTGGTGGAGAAATGATACAAGGTTTTTCTTTGGCTTTAATTGTGGGTATAACTATAGGGACTTTGAGTTCTATTTTTGTAGCAAGTCCAACTTTATTATGGTTTAAATTTAGTGTGCTTGATTTTAGAAATAAAGAAATAGAAAAAATAAAAAGAAAGCAAGAAAAAGAACGTCATCGTGCTATGTATGAAAAAGGGATGGTGTAA
- the leuS gene encoding leucine--tRNA ligase, with amino-acid sequence MAYKASLIEKKWQKIWDENKCFEPKDDLTLPKKYILSMFPYPSGRIHMGHVRNYTIGDALARYYRKIGFNVLHPIGFDSFGMPAENAAIKHKIHPKTWTYENIAYMKNELFNLGFSFSKKRILATSDPIYTKFEQELFIKMFEKGLIYTKEANVNWCEKDQTVLANEQVEDGKCWRCGHEVIQKKMPGYYVKITAYAQELLKDLDQLKDKWPNQVLTMQENWIGKSEGLKFSLNLDEESQQKIGVKSLEVFTTRADTIYGVSYIALAPEHEIVQNLLLKAVLDQNVINKIKMICNQSQRERQSAQKEGYFLGIHAIHPLTKEKIPLWVANFVLFDYGSGAVMAVPAHDERDFEFAKKYNLNIKEVIKTQENLPYTHKIGTLINSEEFDNLECNEARSKIISKFENEKIGKRVINFKIRDWGVSRQRYWGAPIPMIQCQNCGVVPQKLENLPIILPDDVEITGEGNPLDRHPTWKMCICPKCGKQAQKESDTLDTFFESSWYFARFASDENTWEDKVLDEKSVQYWMNVDQYIGGIEHAILHLLYARFFQKVLRDLGYLTQDEPFNRLLTQGMVLKNGVKMSKSKGNVVDPDEIVEKYGADTARLFILFAAPPAKELEWNDDALEGAYRFICKLYDRAQNVKKGVLLKLNQEDLNKEEKYARLKVYEALKKSFEVYHQSFAFNTLIAACMEALNALGVCKNEALEQEAFYIILNILEPIIPHICFELSKELFDCKNFTKLELKEEVFIKDSVILVVSINGKKRVEFEVSNTTSEKEILMLAKEHVAKWLEGKSIIKEIYVKDKLVNLVIK; translated from the coding sequence ATGGCTTATAAAGCAAGTTTAATAGAAAAAAAGTGGCAAAAAATTTGGGATGAAAATAAATGTTTTGAGCCAAAAGATGATTTAACTTTGCCTAAAAAATATATTTTATCTATGTTTCCTTATCCTAGTGGTCGTATTCATATGGGGCATGTAAGAAATTATACTATAGGAGATGCTTTAGCTAGATATTATCGTAAAATAGGTTTTAATGTTTTACATCCTATAGGTTTTGATAGTTTTGGTATGCCTGCTGAAAATGCTGCAATCAAACATAAAATTCATCCAAAAACATGGACTTATGAAAATATAGCTTATATGAAAAATGAGCTTTTTAATTTAGGTTTTTCTTTTTCTAAAAAAAGAATACTTGCAACTTCAGATCCTATTTATACAAAATTTGAACAAGAATTATTTATTAAAATGTTTGAAAAGGGTTTGATTTATACCAAAGAAGCTAATGTAAATTGGTGTGAAAAAGATCAAACTGTTTTGGCTAATGAGCAAGTAGAAGATGGAAAATGTTGGCGTTGTGGCCATGAGGTGATACAAAAAAAAATGCCAGGATATTATGTTAAGATTACTGCTTATGCACAAGAGCTTTTAAAAGATCTAGATCAATTAAAAGACAAGTGGCCAAATCAAGTTTTAACTATGCAAGAAAATTGGATAGGAAAAAGTGAAGGTTTGAAGTTTTCTTTAAATTTAGATGAAGAAAGTCAACAAAAAATTGGTGTAAAATCTTTAGAAGTTTTTACAACTAGAGCAGATACTATTTATGGAGTATCTTATATTGCTTTAGCACCAGAACATGAAATTGTTCAAAATTTGCTTTTAAAAGCTGTTTTAGATCAAAATGTAATAAATAAAATTAAAATGATTTGTAATCAAAGCCAAAGAGAAAGACAAAGTGCACAAAAAGAAGGATATTTTTTAGGAATTCATGCCATTCATCCTTTAACAAAAGAAAAAATTCCTTTATGGGTAGCTAATTTTGTTTTATTTGATTATGGTAGTGGTGCGGTAATGGCAGTTCCAGCTCATGATGAGAGGGATTTTGAATTTGCAAAAAAATATAATCTTAATATAAAAGAAGTCATTAAAACTCAAGAAAATTTACCTTATACTCATAAAATAGGTACTCTTATTAATAGTGAAGAATTTGATAATCTTGAGTGTAATGAGGCAAGATCAAAAATTATATCTAAATTTGAAAATGAAAAAATAGGAAAAAGAGTTATTAATTTTAAAATTCGTGATTGGGGTGTTTCACGCCAAAGATATTGGGGTGCACCTATTCCTATGATTCAATGTCAAAATTGTGGTGTAGTTCCTCAAAAATTAGAAAATCTTCCTATTATTTTGCCAGATGATGTTGAAATTACAGGTGAAGGAAATCCATTAGATAGGCATCCAACTTGGAAAATGTGCATTTGTCCAAAATGTGGTAAACAAGCACAAAAAGAAAGTGATACTTTAGATACATTTTTTGAGAGTTCATGGTATTTTGCACGTTTTGCAAGTGATGAAAATACTTGGGAAGATAAAGTTTTAGATGAAAAAAGTGTGCAATATTGGATGAATGTGGATCAATATATAGGTGGTATTGAGCATGCTATTTTGCATTTACTTTATGCTAGATTTTTTCAAAAAGTTTTAAGAGATTTAGGGTATTTAACTCAAGATGAACCTTTTAATAGACTTTTAACTCAGGGTATGGTTTTAAAAAATGGGGTTAAAATGTCAAAATCTAAAGGAAATGTTGTAGATCCTGATGAAATTGTTGAAAAATATGGTGCTGATACGGCAAGACTTTTTATACTTTTTGCTGCACCCCCGGCTAAAGAATTAGAATGGAATGATGATGCACTTGAAGGTGCTTATAGATTTATTTGTAAGCTTTATGATAGGGCGCAAAATGTGAAAAAAGGTGTATTATTAAAATTAAATCAAGAAGATTTAAATAAAGAAGAAAAATATGCAAGGTTAAAAGTTTATGAAGCTTTAAAAAAATCTTTTGAAGTATATCACCAAAGTTTTGCTTTTAATACTTTAATTGCAGCTTGTATGGAAGCTTTAAATGCATTAGGAGTTTGCAAAAATGAAGCTTTAGAACAAGAAGCATTTTATATTATTTTAAATATTTTAGAACCTATTATTCCTCATATTTGTTTTGAACTTAGCAAAGAACTTTTTGATTGTAAAAATTTTACAAAATTAGAATTAAAAGAAGAGGTTTTTATTAAAGATAGTGTAATTTTAGTAGTAAGTATTAATGGCAAAAAAAGAGTTGAATTTGAGGTTTCAAATACAACTAGTGAAAAAGAAATTTTAATGCTTGCAAAAGAACATGTAGCAAAATGGCTTGAAGGTAAAAGTATCATTAAAGAGATTTATGTAAAGGATAAATTAGTTAATTTGGTGATTAAATGA
- the lptE gene encoding LPS assembly lipoprotein LptE, with protein sequence MKKILVCCIVLFLHACGYIPTSKIANNIFDEKVYVNVELSQQDPRNSIFVADTLKEMVISKLGRKLALKHEADDVINVKMNNLEFIPLAYDKHGYVISYKAKLNLDFNVVFKDGTSQTFSTSGTYNFEISPNSIISDSARYEAIRSASGEAFDEFISVIAIKGQRRDTKY encoded by the coding sequence ATGAAAAAAATTTTAGTTTGTTGTATAGTTTTATTTTTACATGCTTGTGGTTATATTCCTACTTCAAAAATTGCTAATAATATTTTTGATGAAAAAGTTTATGTTAATGTTGAATTAAGCCAACAAGATCCAAGAAATAGTATTTTTGTGGCAGATACTTTAAAAGAAATGGTGATTTCAAAATTAGGACGCAAGCTTGCTTTAAAACATGAAGCTGATGATGTGATTAATGTTAAAATGAATAATTTAGAATTTATTCCTTTAGCCTATGATAAGCATGGTTATGTTATTAGCTATAAAGCTAAGTTAAATTTAGATTTTAATGTAGTTTTTAAAGATGGAACAAGTCAAACTTTTAGTACAAGTGGGACTTATAATTTTGAAATTTCGCCTAATAGCATTATTAGCGATTCTGCACGATATGAGGCTATTCGATCAGCTTCTGGTGAAGCATTTGATGAATTTATTTCAGTAATAGCTATCAAAGGGCAAAGGCGTGATACCAAATATTAA
- a CDS encoding Mur ligase family protein: MKVESFLLQKTMNYDKIDCFLMFKMYEKYKNFFKDIPIIQLVGTNGKGSTGRFLTQLLENLNYTIGHYTSPHIFTFNERFYLKGEIVSDEQLEKSHEKLEKIFQKDLYRLSYFEYATFLAMFIFEECDFIILEAGVGGEYDATSIFERKMNIFTKIGLDHTQILGHSLELIARTKLKVMAPLALISDEQEQSVLNLAKKIALLKNVNLQIASLSADLKKDFEIYCIKYSLPYFLKHNLKLALRACEILSSKEQTLRALRKLQALNLRARCEQIDKDIFIDVGHNIMAAQALLEKFKGEKLILIYNSYLDKDIFQILKTLKPIIDTIQIYKYKSIERKLADDQIYSIASKLEIKCEEFKKLEENKKKLVFGSFMLVENFLKEWYGKK; the protein is encoded by the coding sequence ATGAAAGTTGAGAGTTTTTTGCTTCAGAAAACTATGAATTATGATAAAATTGATTGTTTTTTGATGTTTAAAATGTATGAAAAATATAAAAATTTTTTTAAAGATATACCTATAATTCAACTTGTAGGTACTAATGGTAAGGGTAGTACAGGTAGATTTTTAACTCAACTTTTAGAAAACTTAAATTATACCATAGGTCATTATACTAGTCCTCATATTTTTACATTTAATGAAAGGTTTTATCTTAAAGGTGAAATTGTAAGTGATGAACAATTGGAAAAATCACATGAAAAACTTGAAAAAATTTTTCAAAAAGATTTATATAGATTGAGTTATTTTGAATATGCTACTTTTTTAGCTATGTTTATATTTGAAGAATGTGATTTTATTATTTTAGAAGCAGGTGTGGGTGGAGAATACGATGCTACTTCTATATTTGAAAGAAAAATGAATATTTTTACAAAAATCGGTTTAGATCATACTCAAATTTTAGGTCATTCTTTAGAACTTATTGCAAGAACAAAACTTAAAGTTATGGCACCTTTGGCACTCATTAGTGATGAACAAGAACAAAGTGTTTTAAATTTAGCAAAAAAAATTGCTTTATTAAAGAATGTTAATTTACAAATAGCTTCTTTAAGTGCTGATTTAAAGAAAGATTTTGAAATTTATTGTATAAAATATTCTTTACCTTATTTTTTAAAACATAATTTAAAGCTTGCTTTAAGAGCTTGTGAAATTTTAAGCTCTAAAGAACAAACTTTAAGAGCTTTGAGGAAATTACAAGCTTTAAATTTAAGAGCTAGATGTGAACAAATTGATAAGGATATTTTTATTGATGTTGGACATAATATTATGGCTGCTCAAGCTTTACTTGAGAAATTTAAAGGTGAAAAATTGATTCTTATTTATAATTCTTATTTAGATAAAGATATTTTTCAAATTTTAAAAACATTAAAGCCTATTATTGATACAATACAAATATATAAGTATAAAAGTATAGAACGAAAACTAGCTGATGATCAAATTTATAGCATTGCATCAAAACTAGAAATAAAATGTGAAGAATTTAAAAAATTAGAAGAAAATAAAAAGAAATTAGTTTTTGGATCTTTTATGTTAGTAGAAAATTTTTTAAAGGAGTGGTATGGTAAAAAATAA
- a CDS encoding M23 family metallopeptidase translates to MVKNKFTITITDINGSKHFYLNQIIKTIVFYTLAFIVLFLIFSGFYIKYLDNKLDHINQKREELLKKSKELELVNVQMQKSIEEKAQQYAAIEDKIASFEEVLGLESENNLTISARLDNLELTNEQQLSILGQIPNGWPIENKGVTGNFGWREHPLLKRKEFHPGIDLRAEIGTPIYAPASGVVEFSGYSDNGYGYNVILLHNFGFKTVFAHMMRKEVVKAGQFVSKGQLIGYTGNTGLSTGPHLHYEVRFINKTLEPLYFLKLQRKNIDDFFNQERRVPWQSLIKAVSAQHPALIQKQL, encoded by the coding sequence ATGGTAAAAAATAAGTTCACTATTACCATTACGGATATTAACGGTTCAAAACATTTTTATTTAAATCAAATTATTAAAACAATAGTTTTTTACACTTTAGCTTTTATTGTTTTATTTTTGATTTTTAGTGGTTTTTATATTAAGTATCTTGATAATAAATTAGATCACATTAATCAAAAAAGAGAAGAGCTTTTAAAAAAAAGTAAAGAATTAGAACTAGTTAATGTGCAAATGCAAAAAAGTATAGAGGAGAAGGCTCAACAATATGCAGCTATTGAAGATAAAATAGCTTCTTTTGAAGAAGTTTTAGGTTTGGAGTCAGAAAATAATCTTACAATAAGTGCAAGGCTTGATAATCTTGAGCTTACTAATGAGCAACAGCTTAGTATTTTAGGACAAATTCCTAATGGATGGCCTATTGAAAATAAAGGAGTTACTGGTAATTTTGGATGGAGGGAGCATCCTCTTTTAAAAAGAAAAGAATTTCATCCAGGAATAGATTTAAGAGCTGAAATTGGAACTCCTATTTATGCTCCAGCAAGTGGAGTGGTAGAATTTTCAGGCTATAGTGATAATGGTTATGGTTATAATGTGATTTTATTGCATAACTTTGGTTTTAAAACTGTATTTGCGCATATGATGCGCAAAGAAGTTGTTAAAGCGGGTCAATTTGTAAGTAAGGGACAATTGATAGGATATACTGGAAATACAGGTCTTTCAACTGGACCGCATTTACATTATGAGGTAAGGTTTATTAATAAAACTTTAGAACCTTTATATTTTTTAAAATTACAAAGAAAAAATATAGATGATTTTTTTAATCAAGAAAGGAGAGTGCCATGGCAATCTTTAATAAAAGCAGTGTCAGCCCAACATCCAGCTCTAATTCAGAAACAACTGTAA
- a CDS encoding bactofilin family protein translates to MAIFNKSSVSPTSSSNSETTVISSGARIEGKFYFASMLHVDGELSGVIHSESIVVIGKNGNLKGELQADKIVVNGYFEGQLEASSLEILSGGVVNGDIIIQKISIENGGRFNGTSRIKEGTIGLIENNNEE, encoded by the coding sequence ATGGCAATCTTTAATAAAAGCAGTGTCAGCCCAACATCCAGCTCTAATTCAGAAACAACTGTAATTTCTTCAGGTGCTAGGATTGAAGGTAAATTTTATTTTGCTTCTATGCTTCATGTAGATGGTGAATTAAGCGGTGTTATTCATTCTGAAAGTATAGTTGTGATTGGAAAAAATGGGAATTTAAAAGGTGAATTGCAAGCAGATAAAATTGTAGTAAATGGTTATTTTGAAGGACAACTTGAGGCAAGTAGTTTAGAAATTTTATCAGGAGGGGTAGTTAATGGTGATATTATCATACAAAAAATTTCTATAGAAAATGGAGGTCGTTTTAATGGGACTAGTAGGATTAAAGAAGGAACCATTGGACTGATTGAAAATAATAATGAAGAATAA